One Triticum dicoccoides isolate Atlit2015 ecotype Zavitan chromosome 4B, WEW_v2.0, whole genome shotgun sequence genomic window carries:
- the LOC119291476 gene encoding pentatricopeptide repeat-containing protein At2g41720-like, with translation MAVAAARRRLWCGMRTAAATTASGEELYASLLSRLVAEPECRVKATMEEATSSVPHHDGAFWEPLAAALLRASYPAKAHLVLEWKLEKLLMEGVNSHNCEPYSTLIRFCGKTRNAALAMRVFECAEAQGIQLNTGIFNALINTFLSVGDLLAAVTLYETMEGIKDSKPDRATYDAFISAFSRLRSGDTMMSWYLAAKNAGFVPGIQAFGSLIVGFVLLNKLDDAELVFKEMVSFEMKPTCTILEAKLEVLPRTEEVNRVNSFIKLVSDGNWELNKALVDRLTRLCLDGGEADVMEQLLALIQKEAHFSSVTQLHCEIIRFYASADLLSDMEHAIDRMLDDGMMFLCPEDVEAVICSYFRHKAFDRLEIFLNRIRSLYMLTRSSYDILVAGFRRFDLHQRLEATIKDMREAGFA, from the exons ATGgctgtcgccgccgctcgtcgccgcCTGTGGTGCGGGATGCGAACTGCAGCCGCCACCACCGCGTCAGGCGAGGAGCTGTACGCGTCCCTGCTCTCGCGCCTGGTGGCGGAGCCGGAGTGCCGCGTGAAGGCCACCATGGAGGAGGCGACCTCCTCGGTCCCGCACCACGACGGCGCCTTCTGGGAGCCCCTTGCCGCGGCCCTCCTCCGCGCGTCCTACCCAGCCAAGGCGCACCTC GTCTTGGAATGGAAGCTAGAGAAGCTACTGATGGAAGGGGTTAATAGTCATAATTGTGAACCCTACTCGACACTGATCCGTTTCTGCGGAAAGACAAGGAATGCAGCTCTTGCAATGAGAGTCTTTGAGTGCGCAGAGGCACAGGGAATTCAACTGAACACTGGCATTTTCAATGCTCTTATTAACACTTTCTTGTCTGTCGGAGATCTCCTTGCTGCAGTGACCTTATACGAGACCATGGAAGGAATAAAGGACTCCAAACCTGACCGTGCTACATACGATGCATTCATATCTGCATTTTCCCGGCTTCGAAGTGGCGACACTATGATGAGCTGGTACTTGGCTGCAAAGAATGCAGGGTTTGTTCCGGGAATTCAAGCTTTTGGATCTTTGATAGTGGGATTTGTTCTGTTGAACAAGCTTGATGATGCtgagttggtcttcaaagaaaTGGTTTCATTTGAAATGAAGCCAACCTGTACTATTTTGGAGGCCAAGCTTGAGGTGCTTCCTAGAACAGAAGAGGTTAATAGGGTCAACAGTTTCATAAAACTTGTCAGTGATGGCAACTGGGAGTTGAATAAAGCTTTGGTTGACAGACTAACAAGACTATGCCTGGATGGAGGTGAAGCTGATGTAATGGAGCAGCTGCTCGCCCTAATACAAAAAGAAGCACACTTTAGTTCTGTAACTCAACTGCATTGTGAAATTATCAGGTTCTATGCTAGTGCAGATCTCTTGTCAGATATGGAACATGCAATAGACCGGATGTTGGATGATGGCATGATGTTTCTGTGCCCAGAGGATGTTGAGGCTGTTATTTGTTCATATTTTCGTCACAAGGCATTTGATAGGTTGGAGATCTTTTTAAACCGCATCCGAAGTTTGTACATGCTCACCCGCTCTAGCTATGATATATTAGTTGCTGGATTTAGGAGGTTTGACTTGCATCAAAGACTTGAGGCAACCATAAAAGATATGAGGGAAGCTGGATTTGCATGA